The following proteins come from a genomic window of Salvia hispanica cultivar TCC Black 2014 chromosome 4, UniMelb_Shisp_WGS_1.0, whole genome shotgun sequence:
- the LOC125220322 gene encoding microtubule-associated protein RP/EB family member 1-like, producing the protein MAKSKATNNPAPNTGEDLPEARATAESRPPSPQRSQPTPTTQIPAMVPLDALAAYLRQQDPNKDWTATLAGFSLTGGMPATPNPTPTATTVNPPTTTPKTSNPTSEKTSPTVTAQSEPSHLSPIHQQTEPLDVSPLSAYQDPNWGETEEKESGGGASEGEKDEAEEIMATEATADEAEKEEIDLNEMAKKQGLMTDDEFQAVLSKGDRIVVNPEGVAEVLDLASQAVGRGETTMEADESERVVHQSVEEMTEEQPEKAEQLEEERQEPETHQEEASVVTKPKPVKRRLVLKNDPKAERQKPQRVSQRCLGKWKSNKAGANTAADAVEVSSEDEKTTPTKPGEEPSKASQKDTQMATGTVSSTPTDQKENADKVVEGLDLASESVGREEATRSDTSTRVVTEPTTQEDVSTQADEEAEAMEIEEAKYIQERKRKGKAPAKKKQAIKKQSTANASIVIREREERRRLSDSDYTSSEESDSESDISLEGGRVP; encoded by the coding sequence ATGGCGAAGAGTAAAGCAACCAACAACCCAGCACCCAACACCGGCGAAGACCTCCCAGAAGCCCGAGCGACAGCCGAATCGCGGCCACCGAGTCCACAACGATCACAGCCAACGCCGACGACACAAATTCCGGCAATGGTTCCTTTAGACGCACTGGCAGCGTATCTAAGGCAACAAGACCCAAACAAAGATTGGACAGCGACCCTGGCCGGATTTAGCCTGACCGGAGGAATGCCGGCGACACCAAACCCTACCCCAACTGCAACCACAGTAAACCCACCCACCACCACCCCAAAAACCTCAAATCCGACATCCGAAAAGACCTCCCCAACAGTAACTGCACAATCAGAACCCTCTCACCTTTCTCCCATACACCAACAAACAGAGCCGCTCGACGTTAGCCCTCTTTCCGCCTATCAAGATCCCAACTGGGGAGAAACAGAGGAAAAGGAGAGCGGAGGGGGAGCAAGCGAGGGCGAGAAGGACGAAGCAGAGGAGATAATGGCCACTGAAGCCACAGCCGATGAAGCAGAGAAGGAGGAGATAGACCTGAACGAAATGGCCAAGAAGCAAGGGTTAATGACGGATGATGAGTTCCAAGCGGTTTTGAGCAAGGGAGATAGGATCGTGGTAAACCCTGAAGGGGTGGCTGAGGTACTGGACCTCGCATCCCAGGCAGTAGGAAGGGGGGAAACAACCATGGAAGCAGATGAGTCGGAGAGGGTAGTCCACCAATCCGTGGAGGAGATGACAGAAGAACAACCGGAGAAAGCTGAGCAACTTGAGGAGGAGAGGCAAGAACCAGAAACACATCAAGAGGAAGCCTCAGTGGTAACTAAACCAAAGCCAGTAAAGAGGAGGCTAGTGTTGAAGAACGACCCCAAGGCAGAAAGGCAGAAACCCCAAAGAGTGTCACAGAGATGCTTAGGAAAGTGGAAGTCCAACAAGGCAGGAGCAAACACAGCAGCAGATGCAGTGGAGGTCTCTAGCGAAGACGAGAagactactcctacaaaacctgGGGAGGAGCCCTCGAAAGCTAGCCAGAAGGACACCCAAATGGCAACAGGGACAGTATCATCAACGCCGACTGACCAGAAGGAGAATGCTGACAAGGTGGTTGAGGGTCTGGACCTCGCATCAGAGTCAGTAGGTCGGGAGGAGGCGACAAGAAGTGATACTAGTACCCGTGTGGTGACCGAGCCTACCACCCAGGAGGACGTTTCAACACAAGCCGACGAAGAAGCAGAGGCAATGGAAATTGAAGAAGCCAAGTACAtccaagaaagaaagagaaaggggaAAGCCCCTGCCAAGAAGAAACAAGCCATAAAGAAA